Below is a window of Falco peregrinus isolate bFalPer1 chromosome 3, bFalPer1.pri, whole genome shotgun sequence DNA.
AGGGGCCAACACAAGCACCGgcggagccaggcagggcaccTCTCGTCACAGGACCGGCGAGctctcagccagggctgccaggaaaATGGCCTGCTCTCCCAAAgagccctcctctgcctgcccgcACTGACACCCCCAGGGACGGATCCCAGGGGGCACAAGCCCAGACACGCAggcccctttctcccagctacaACCTTTCAAGCAAGGCGGGCAAcaaggcacacacagagcacgCTCAGTGGGAAAGGCCAGGCCTACAGTCAGGCttagcaagctggcagcaaggcaggcagggaccaaATGCCATGGAAGGGGCCGACACTCATGCCCGGCACACCTCCAAAGCCCACAACAGCCTTCCAGGCCCATGAACAAGTGGGGGCCCCTCTTTGCAACGCACCCGCAAACCACACCACACGAGTGCCACGGCATGACCTCACTGACAACACCCCACCTCTCCTATGCTTTGGCCACGTCTGCCAAATGCCCTGACACGCACCTTCCATGCAAATCCTCCCAGATACCTGCTCTCACTTCAAAGCTGACGCCAGGGACAGACGGACACATCCTCAAGAGGAGGACATGAGAAGGGAGCGTTGTGGGAAGGGACACACCCCCCACCTCATTACCTGCCAAGCTCTGGCACGcaacagctgcttgctgcaaaatGCCGTCACGCGCAAAGCCTGTCCCGCCCCCTCAGACCAGCATAAAAGACGGCCCAGCGCCTCTCTCCATCACACGCTTCTCCTGACGCCTTCTCCCCCACAGTCAACAAGGTGAGCctgaagccccttcccctccttctcctgccccacacGCCCCGTCTCTTCCAGCACGCGCTGACACCAGACTCAGCAGCCCCCACGACTCAACACTACCacgctccccgcagccccacaccGCGCCTCCACACTCCCTTGCCCTCCTGTAACGACACCCCTCGCGCCCCTTGACACCCTCCGCTTCCTCAACACCCTCTCTTACAGGGACACTCCACACCGCAGACATGGCCTGCAACAacttctgcagcccctgcggaCCCACCCCGCTGGCTaacagctgcaacgagccctgcgTCAGGCAGTGCGAGGACTCCCGCGTCGTCATCCAGCCTTCCACCGTGCTGGTCACCCTGCCGGGACCCAtcctcacctccttcccccagagcacCGCCGTCGGATCCTCCTCATCGGCTGCTGTGGGCAacatcctcagctcccagggagtgCCCATCTCCTCCGTCGGCTTTGGCTACGGTTACGGCCTCGGAGGCCTGGGCTGCTATGGCGCCGgaagagcctgcctgccctgctaaGGACCctccacaccacacacaccctgcaagCCACGGCATGGACTGAGGACGCACCTcccgcctgctgctggcacgggGACCTGCCACCCGCACCTCCTCCTCTCAAGGCACCAAGCAAAGTAGCACGGAAggggccagccccagctgccaggaTACATGGCCCacctacctcctcctcttctcccactgtctTCTTTGCATCGCCCCTACTGCTACGTCCGCTACTCTCCGCTGCAAACGCCTGCTCACAAGCCAAAGACCACCAGGGCACCTCCCCCGCGCTGCTCCCACCGCAGGAAAAGAAGACCTTGGTGCTCTGGCAAAATCTTCTCCAAGCAAAGGACCTGGGCTGACGGTCGCCCTACTTGCACCTCAGGACGGATCCCTTCCACTGCGTGCTCCTGCCTTTTCACTCTTTTGCCTCAATAAaatctcctgcatcccagcaccacacgcctccatctcctttcttctcccaaggCTCTTCCACTCTAAAACGGCACAAAGCCAGGCCTCAACAGGCCGGCGGGGTTGGGGGGAAAAGGGCACTCAGCCTCTCCGAGGGCACAGGCCACCAGCGACAACACACACTCGCACCTGCAGGCATACACAGCATGACacaagcccagcactggctcaGAAAAAGCCTCCGATACGACAACGCTCCCTGCGCACACCTCCGACCGAGGCTCCCCGTGCCAACACACGCTTGACTAACTCTCTTCCGCACCCTCCCCAGCAAAaaaggatcacagaatcatttagagaTGGGCAGGAATCTCTGCAGAGCATGTCCTTCCACCCCagtgctcaagcagggccagctaGAGCAGATTGTCTGGGACCACAGCCACTCGCGTCTTCAGTACCTCCGAGAATGGAGCCGCCACCACCTCTTCCACtctttgaccaccctcacactGAAAAAGCCCTGCCGCCTTTGCCCGGGCAATTCCAGATGCTTTCACTTCTGAACATGGCCTCTTGTCCTACCACTGATCGCAAGCCTCTGGGCACAGCCCTTCAGCCGCTTTGCAGGCCACCGCACCGGCCGCTTACGCAACCCGCACTTTCTCAGCTCGTCTAGGAGCACGTACCAGGAGACAGCGACAAAGGCTTCCTTCAAGTACGCCTCAGCAacagccactgctctcccctcgcCCAACGCCCACTCGCCTCAACGCGGAAGACACGCAGCTCACTCAAGCATGATTTGCCCTTCCAAAATCCACGCCAAACACCCCCCAACACCTTCCGTCCGtcctggccttggcagtgattTCCAGCAGCATTGCTTCCATCACCTGCCCCGGGAACAGGCTCAGGCTCACCggcctctgctttcccagagccTCCCGCACCATCTTCTGCGGGACACGAGGGGTACCAGCTCCCTTCCACTCTTCAGGAGCTGCCCCCAGGCACTATGAcctttccaggaaaatgcaCAGCGGCCCCACAAAGAGGCCTCCGCAATGCCAGATGCCTCAGCATTCCTGGGAGCAACACGACAGGCCCCGGGCACTTACAAACACCCACTCCCACACCACTCCTTCCTACctcccttcatcttcctcagcaACAACCACAGATCACCTGacaaacagcctgaaaaacacTCACCTTGCCTCAGCGGGGGCAGGCCTTGCCACTCATCAACCCTTCCGCacgcaccaccaccaccaccacagcctcgGCTCTGCAGCCCCGTGCCGCATGCTCAAACCCAGCTCCCCTCGGCAATCGCCAAATTCCCTTTCACCCTGTCAAGCTCTGCGCAGAGAACTGGCCTCACCCCTCGACACTCGCCCCAAGCACAGACCCCACCAAAGGCCCAGGAGTgccagcctcccctgcctgccgctcccagccctgctccaccTTTCAGCACACATACGGGCTCTCCAGAAACTCACCTGCCCTCGCACGCTGCCTCATACACAATCATAAGAGTCACTTCGGTTGCAAAGGACCCTTAACATtatcgagtccaaccgttaacctaatagtgccaaggccaccactaatccatgtccctaagcgccacgtctacgtgtcttttaaacacctcccaCAATGCTGACTcaaccactgccctgggcagccccttccAGTGCTCGATAACCCTCtcggtgaagaaatttctcatcATAGCCAAACTAAACTTTGCCTGGCGCAACATGAGGccctttcctcttgccctaGCACTTGTTGCTAGGGATGAGAGACTGACAACCTCCTcgttacagcctcctctcaggtacTTGGAGACACCGATAGGGCCTCCCCTCAGCCGCCGCCTTCTGAAAACGCAGTAGCCCCGCTTCCCTCAACCGCTACTTCTAAGGCTTCTTCTCTCGATCCTTCACCGCATTCGCTGCTCTCCTTTGGATGCGTCACACCACAGCCCAAGCCCCACCTCAGGGGTCCACGATGGAGGGGCCAACACAAGCACCGgcggagccaggcagggcaccTCTCGTCACAGGACCGGCGAGctctcagccagggctgccaggaaaATGGCCTGCTCTCCCAAAgagccctcctctgcctgcccgcACTGACACCCCCAGGGACGGATCCCAGGGGGCACAAGCCCAGACACGCAggcccctttctcccagctacaACCTTTCAAGCAAGGCGGGCAAcaaggcacacacagagcacgCTCAGTGGGAAAGGCCAGGCCTACAGTCAGGCttagcaagctggcagcaaggcaggcagggaccaaATGCCATGGAAGGGGCCGACACTCATGCCCGGCACACCTCCAAAGCCCACAACAGCCTTCCAGGCCCATGAACAAGTGGGGGCCCCTCTTTGCAACGCACCCGCAAACCACACCACACGAGTGCCACGGCATGACCTCACTGACAACACCCCACCTCTCCTATGCTTTGGCCACGTCTGCCAAATGCCCTGACACGCACCTTCCATGCAAATCCTCCCAGATACCTGCTCTCACTTCAAAGCTGACGCCAGGGACAGACGGACACATCCTCAAGAGGAGGACATGAGAAGGGAGCGTTGTGGGAAGGGACACACCCCCCACCTCATTACCTGCCAAGCTCTGGCACGcaacagctgcttgctgcaaaatGCCGTCACGCGCAAAGCCTGTCCCGCCCCCTCAGACCAGCATAAAAGACGGCCCAGCGCCTCTCTCCATCACACGCTTCTCCTGACGCCTTCTCCCCCACAGTCAACAAGGTGAGCctgaagccccttcccctccttctcctgccccacacGCCCCGTCTCTTCCAGCACGCGCTGACACCAGACTCAGCAGCCCCCACGACTCAACACCACCacgctccccgcagccccacaccGCGCCTCCACACTCCCTTGCCCTCCTGTAACGACACCCCTCGCGCCCCTTGACACCCTCCGCTTCCTCAACACCCTCTCTTACAGGGACACTCCACACCGCAGACATGGCCTGCAACAacttctgcagcccctgcggaCCCACCCCGCTGGCTaacagctgcaacgagccctgcgTCAGGCAGTGCGAGGACTCCCGCGTCGTCATCCAGCCTTCCACCGTGCTGGTCACCCTGCCGGGACCCAtcctcacctccttcccccagagcacCGCCGTCGGATCCTCCTCATCGGCTGCTGTGGGCAacatcctcagctcccagggagtgCCCATCTCCTCCGTCGGCTTTGGCTACGGTTACGGCCTCGGAGGCCTGGGCTGCTATGGCGCCGgaagagcctgcctgccctgctaaGGACCctccacaccacacacaccctgcaagCCACGGCATGGACTGAGGACGCACCTcccgcctgctgctggcacgggGACCTGCCACCCGCACCTCCTCCTCTCAAGGCACCAAGCAAAGTAGCACGGAAggggccagccccagctgccaggaTACATGGCCCacctacctcctcctcttctcccactgtctTCTTTGCATCGCCCCTACTGCTACGTCCGCTACTCTCCGCTGCAAACGCCTGCTCACAAGCCAAAGACCACCGGGGCACCTCCCCCGCGCTGCTCCCACCGCAGGAAAAGAAGACCTTGGTGCTCTGGCAAAATCTTCTCCAAGCAAAGGACCTGGGCTGACGGTCGCCCTACTTGCACCTCAGGACGGATCCCTTCCACTGCGTGCTCCTGCCTTTTCACTCTTTTGCCTCAATAAaatctcctgcatcccagcaccacacgcctccatctcctttcttctcccaaggCTCTTCCACTCTAAAACGGCACAAAGCCAGGCCTCAACAGGCCGGCGGGGTTGGGGGGAAAAGGGCACTCAGCCTCTCCGAGGGCACAGGCCACCAGCGACAACACACACTCGCACCTGCAGGCATACACAGCATGACacaagcccagcactggctcaGAAAAAGCCTCCGATACGACAACGCTCCCTGCGCACACCTCCGACCGAGGCTCCCCGTGCCAACACACGCTTGACTAACTCTCTTCCGCACCCTCCCCAGCAAAaaaggatcacagaatcatttagagaTGGGCAGGAATCTCTGCAGAGCATGTCCTTCCACCCCagtgctcaagcagggccagctaGAGCAGATTGTCTGGGACCACAGCCACTCGCGTCTTCAGTACCTCCGAGAATGGAGCCGCCACCACCTCTTCCACtctttgaccaccctcacactGAAAAAGCCCTGCCGCCTTTGCCCGGGCAATTCCAGATGCTTTCACTTCTGAACATGGCCTCTTGTCCTACCACTGATCGCAAGCCTCTGGGCACAGCCCTTCAGCCGCTTTGCAGGCCACCGCACCGGCCGCTTACGCAGCCCGCACTTTCTCAGCTCGTCTAGGAGCACGTACCAGGAGACAGCGACAAAGGCTTCCTTCAAGTACGCCTCAGCAacagccactgctctcccctcgcCCAACGCCCACTCGCCTCAACGCGGAAGACACGCAGCTCACTCAAGCATGATTTGCCCTTCCAAAATCCACGCCAAACACCCCCCAACACCTTCCGTCCGtcctggccttggcagtgattTCCAGCAGCATTGCTTCCATCACCTGCCCCGGGAACAGGCTCAGGCTCACCggcctctgctttcccagagccTCCCGCACCATCTTCTGCGGGACACGAGGGGTACCAGCTCCCTTCCACTCTTCAGGAGCTGCCCCCAGGCACTATGAcctttccaggaaaatgcaCAGCGGCCCCACAAAGAGGCCTCCGCAATGCCAGATGCCTCAGCATTCCTGGGAGCAACACGACAGGCCCCGGGCACTTACAAACACCCACTCCCACACCACTCCTTCCTACctcccttcatcttcctcagcaACAACCACAGATCACCTGacaaacagcctgaaaaacacTCACCTTGCCTCAGCGGGGGCAGGCCTTGCCACTCATCAACCCTTCCGCacgcaccaccaccaccaccacagcctcgGCTCTGCAACCCCGTGCCGCATGCTCAAACCCAGCTCCCCTCGGCAATCGCCAAAATCCCTTTCACCCTGTCAAGCTCTGCGCAGAGAACTGGCCTCACCCCTCGACACTCGCCCCAAGCACAGACCCCACCAAAGGCCCAGGAGTgccagcctcccctgcctgccgctcccagccctgctccaccTTTCAGCACACATACGGGCTCTCCAGAAACTCACCTGCCCTCGCACGCTGCCTCATACACAATCATAAGAGTCACTTCGGTTGCAAAGGACCCTTAACGTtatcgagtccaaccgttaacctaatagtgccaaggccaccactaatccatgtccctaagcgccacgtctacgtgtcttttaaacacctcccaCAATGCTGACTcaaccactgccctgggcagccccttccAGTGCTCGATAACCCTCtcggtgaagaaatttctcatcATAGCCAAACTAAACTTTGCCTGGCGCAACATGAGGccctttcctcttgccctaGCACTTGTTGCTAGGGATGAGAGACTGACAACCTCCTcgttacagcctcctctcaggtacTTGGAGACACCGATAGGGCCTCCCCTCAGCCGCCGCCTTCTGAAAACACAGTAGCCCCGCTTCCCTCAACCGCTACTTCTAAGGCTTCTTCTCTCGATCCTTCACCGCATTCGCTGCTCTCCTTTGGATGCGTCACACCACAGCCCAAGCCCCACCTCAGGGGTCCACGATGGAGGGGCCAACACAAGCACCGgcggagccaggcagggcaccTCTCGTCACAGGACCGGCGAGctctcagccagggctgccaggaaaATGGCCTGCTCTCCCAAAgagccctcctctgcctgcccgcACTGACACCCCCAGGGACGGATCCCAGGGGGCACAAGCCCAGACACGCAggcccctttctcccagctacaACCTTTCAAGCAAGGCGGGCAAcaaggcacacacagagcacgCTCAGTGGGAAAGGCCAGGCCTACAGTCAGGCttagcaagctggcagcaaggcaggcagggaccaaATGCCATGGAAGGGGCCGACACTCATGCCCGGCACACCTCCAAAGCCCACAACAGCCTTCCAGGCCCATGAACAAGTGGGGGCCCCTCTTTGCAACGCACCCGCAAACCACACCACACGAGTGCCACGGCATGACCTCACTGACAACACCCCACCTCTCCTATGCTTTGGCCACGTCTGCCAAATGCCCTGACACGCACCTTCCATGCAAATCCTCCCAGATACCTGCTCTCACTTCAAAGCTGACGCCAGGGACAGACGGACACATCCTCAAGAGGAGGACATGAGAAGGGAGCGTTGTGGGAAGGGACACACCCCCCACCTCATTACCTGCCAAGCTCTGGCACGcaacagctgcttgctgcaaaatGCCGTCACGCGCAAAGCCTGTCCCGCCCCCTCAGACCAGCATAAAAGACAGCCCAGCGCCTCTCTCCATCACACGCTTCTCCTGACGCCTTCTCCCCCGCAGTCAACAAGGTGAGCctgaagccccttcccctccttctcctgccccacacGCCCCGTCTCTTCCAGCACGCGCTGACACCAGACTCAGCAGCCCCCACGACTCAACACCACCacgctccccgcagccccacaccGCGCCTCCACACTCCCTTGCCCTCCTGTAACGACACCCCTCGCGCCCCTTGACACCCTCCGCTTCCTCAACACCCTCTCTTACAGGGACACTCCACACCGCAGACATGGCCTGCAACAacttctgcagcccctgcggaCCCACCCCGCTGGCTaacagctgcaacgagccctgcgTCAGGCAGTGCGAGGACTCCCGCGTCGTCATCCAGCCTTCCACCGTGCTGGTCACCCTGCCGGGACCCAtcctcacctccttcccccagagcacCGCCGTCGGATCCTCCTCATCGGCTGCTGTGGGCAacatcctcagctcccagggagtgCCCATCTCCTCCGGCGGCTTTGGCTACGGTTACGGCCTCGGAGGCCTGGGCTGCTATGGCGCCGgaagagcctgcctgccctgctaaGGACCctccacaccacacacaccctgcaagCCACGGCATGGACTGAGGACGCACCTcccgcctgctgctggcacgggGACCTGCCACCCGCACCTCCTCCTCTCAAGGCACCAAGCAAAGTAGCACGGAAggggccagccccagctgccaggaTACATGGCCCacctacctcctcctcttctcccactgtctTCTTTGCATCGCCCCTACTGCTACGTCCGCTACTCTCCGCTGCAAACGCCTGCTCACAAGCCAAAGACCACCGGGGCACCTCCCCCGCGCTGCTCCCACCGCAGGAAAAGAAGACCTTGGTGCTCTGGCAAAATCTTCTGCAAGCAAAGGACCTGGGCTGACGGTCGCCCTACTTGCACCTCAGGACGGATCCCTTCCACTGCGTGCTCCTGCCTTTTCACTCTTTTGCCTCAATAAaatctcctgcatcccagcaccacacgcctccatctcctttcttctcccaaggCTCTTCCACTCTAAAACGGCACAAAGCCAGGCCTCAACAGGCCGGCGGGGTTGGGGGGAAAAGGGCACTCAGCCTCTCCGAGGGCACAGGCCACCAGCGACAACACACACTCGCACCTGCAGGCATACACAGCATGACacaagcccagcactggctcaGAAAAAGCCTCCGATACGACAACGCTCCCTGCGCACACCTCCGACCGAGGCTCCCCGTGCCAACACACGCTTGACTAACTCTCTTCCGCACCCTCCCCAGCAAAaaaggatcacagaatcatttagagaTGGGCAGGAATCTCTGCAGAGCATGTCCTTCCACCCCagtgctcaagcagggccagctaGAGCAGATTGTCTGGGACCACAGCCACTCGCGTCTTCAGTACCTCCGAGAATGGAGCCGCCACCACCTCTTCCACtctttgaccaccctcacactGAAAAAGCCCTGCCGCCTTTGCCCGGGCAATTCCAGATGCTTTCACTTCTGAACATGGCCTCTTGTCCTACCACTGATCGCAAGCCTCTGGGCACAGCCCTTCAGCCGCTTTGCAGGCCACCGCAGCGGCCGCTTACGCAACCCGCACTTTCTCAGCTCGTCTAGGAGCACGTATCAGGAGACAGCGACAAAGGCTTCCTTCAAGTACGCCTCAGCAacagccactgctctcccctcgcCCAACGCCCACTCGCCTCAACGCGGAAGACACGCAGCTCACTCAAGCATGATTTGCCCTTCCAAAATCCACGCCAAACACCCCCCAACACCTTCCGTCCGtcctggccttggcagtgattTCCAGCAGCATTGCTTCCATCACCTGCCCCGGGAACAGGCTCAGGCTCACCggcctctgctttcccagagccTCCCGCACCATCTTCTGCGGGACACGAGGGGTACCAGCTCCCTTCCACTCTTCAGGAGCTGCCCCCAGGCACTATGAcctttccaggaaaatgcaCAGCGGCCCCACAAAGAGGCCTCCGCAATGCCAGATGCCTCAGCATTCCTGGGAGCAACACGACAGGCCCCGGGCACTTACAAACACCCACTCCCACACCACTCCTTCCTACctcccttcatcttcctcagcaACAACCACAGATCACCTGacaaacagcctgaaaaacacTCACCTTGCCTCAGCGGGGGCAGGCCTTGCCACTCATCAACCCTTCCGCacgcaccaccaccaccaccacagcctcgGCTCTGCAGCCCCGTGCCGCATGCTCAAACCCAGCTCCCCTCGGCAATCGCCAAAATCCCTTTCACCCTGTCAAGCTCTGCGCAGAGAACTGGCCTCACCCCTCGACACTCGCCCCAAGCACAGACCCCACCAAAGGCCCAGGAGTgccagcctcccctgcctgccgctcccagccctgctccgccTTTCAGCACACATACGGGCTCTCCAGAAACTCACCTGCCCTCGCACGCTGCCTCATACACAATCATAAGAGTCACTTCGGTTGCAAAGGACCCT
It encodes the following:
- the LOC129784034 gene encoding feather keratin 1-like, whose product is MACNNFCSPCGPTPLANSCNEPCVRQCEDSRVVIQPSTVLVTLPGPILTSFPQSTAVGSSSSAAVGNILSSQGVPISSGGFGYGYGLGGLGCYGAGRACLPC
- the LOC129784032 gene encoding feather keratin 1-like is translated as MACNNFCSPCGPTPLANSCNEPCVRQCEDSRVVIQPSTVLVTLPGPILTSFPQSTAVGSSSSAAVGNILSSQGVPISSVGFGYGYGLGGLGCYGAGRACLPC